The Streptomyces sp. CC0208 genome window below encodes:
- the sdhA gene encoding succinate dehydrogenase flavoprotein subunit has translation MKIHKYDTVIVGAGGAGMRAAIESTKRSRTAVLTKLYPTRSHTGAAQGGMAAALANVEEDNWEWHTFDTVKGGDYLVDQDAAEILAKEAIDSVLDLEKMGLPFNRTPNGTIDQRRFGGHSRNHGEAPVRRSCYAADRTGHMILQTLYQNCVKEGVEFFNEFYVLDQLITEVDGVKRSAGVVAYELATGEIHVFQAKAVIYASGGCGKFFKVTSNAHTLTGDGQAAVYRRGLPLEDMEFFQFHPTGIWRMGILLTEGARGEGGILRNKDGERFMEKYAPVMKDLASRDVVSRSIYTEIREGRGCGPEGDHVYLDLTHLPPEQLDAKLPDITEFARTYLGIEPYTDPIPIQPTAHYAMGGIPTNVEGEVLADNTTVVPGLYAAGEVACVSVHGANRLGTNSLLDINVFGKRAGIAAAEYSQKADFVELPENPAELVVAQVERLRDATGTERVSVLRRELQETMDANVMVFRTEQTIKTAVEKIAELRERYLNVSIQDKGKRFNTDLLEAIELGNLLDLAEVMAVSALARKESRGGHYREDYPNRDDVNFMRHTMAYREVGDDGTESIRLDYKPVVQTRYQPMERKY, from the coding sequence ATGAAGATCCACAAGTACGACACCGTCATCGTCGGCGCCGGTGGCGCGGGCATGCGCGCGGCCATCGAGTCGACGAAGCGCAGCCGCACCGCCGTGCTGACCAAGCTCTACCCCACCCGCTCCCACACGGGCGCCGCGCAGGGCGGCATGGCCGCCGCGCTCGCCAACGTGGAGGAGGACAACTGGGAGTGGCACACCTTCGACACGGTCAAGGGTGGTGACTACCTGGTCGACCAGGACGCCGCGGAGATCCTGGCGAAGGAGGCCATCGACTCGGTCCTCGACCTGGAGAAGATGGGCCTGCCGTTCAACCGCACCCCGAACGGCACGATCGACCAGCGCCGCTTCGGCGGTCACTCCCGCAACCACGGCGAGGCCCCGGTCCGCCGGTCCTGCTACGCGGCCGACCGCACCGGCCACATGATCCTCCAGACGCTGTACCAGAACTGCGTCAAGGAGGGCGTGGAGTTCTTCAACGAGTTCTACGTCCTGGACCAGCTGATCACCGAGGTCGACGGCGTGAAGCGGTCGGCGGGCGTGGTCGCGTACGAACTCGCCACCGGCGAGATCCACGTCTTCCAGGCGAAGGCCGTGATCTACGCGTCCGGCGGCTGCGGCAAGTTCTTCAAGGTGACGTCGAACGCGCACACCCTGACCGGTGACGGCCAGGCGGCCGTCTACCGGCGCGGGCTGCCGCTGGAGGACATGGAGTTCTTCCAGTTCCACCCGACCGGCATCTGGCGCATGGGCATCCTGCTGACGGAGGGCGCCCGCGGTGAGGGCGGCATCCTCCGCAACAAGGACGGCGAGCGCTTCATGGAGAAGTACGCGCCGGTCATGAAGGACCTCGCGTCCCGTGACGTCGTGTCGCGGTCGATCTACACGGAGATCCGTGAGGGCCGCGGTTGCGGTCCCGAGGGCGACCACGTCTACCTCGACCTCACGCACCTTCCCCCGGAGCAGCTGGACGCCAAGCTGCCCGACATCACCGAGTTCGCGCGCACGTACCTCGGTATCGAGCCGTACACGGACCCGATCCCGATCCAGCCCACCGCGCACTACGCGATGGGCGGCATCCCGACGAACGTCGAGGGTGAGGTCCTGGCGGACAACACGACGGTCGTTCCGGGCCTGTACGCGGCCGGCGAGGTCGCCTGCGTGTCCGTCCACGGCGCCAACCGTCTGGGCACGAACTCGCTGCTGGACATCAACGTGTTCGGCAAGCGGGCGGGCATCGCCGCCGCCGAGTACTCCCAGAAGGCCGACTTCGTCGAGCTGCCGGAGAACCCGGCGGAGCTCGTCGTGGCGCAGGTCGAGCGCCTGCGGGACGCGACCGGGACCGAGCGCGTGTCGGTGCTGCGGCGCGAGCTGCAGGAGACCATGGACGCGAACGTCATGGTGTTCCGCACCGAGCAGACCATCAAGACGGCGGTCGAGAAGATCGCGGAACTGCGCGAGCGTTACCTCAACGTCTCGATCCAGGACAAGGGCAAGCGGTTCAACACCGACCTCCTGGAGGCCATCGAGCTCGGCAACCTCCTCGACCTCGCCGAGGTCATGGCGGTGTCGGCCCTGGCCCGCAAGGAGTCCCGCGGCGGTCACTACCGCGAGGACTACCCGAACCGTGACGACGTCAACTTCATGCGCCACACCATGGCGTACCGCGAGGTGGGCGACGACGGCACCGAGTCCATCCGTCTCGACTACAAGCCGGTCGTCCAGACCCGCTACCAGCCGATGGAGCGTAAGTACTGA
- the sdhC gene encoding succinate dehydrogenase, cytochrome b556 subunit — translation MPAGTLYRGREGMWSWVAHRVTGVLIFFFLFVHVLDTALVRVSPEDYDKVVATYKTPLVACLEYGLVAAILFHALNGLRVIAVDFWSKGPRYQKQMLWSVVGLWVVLMIGAIYPVLGHAARELFGS, via the coding sequence GTGCCGGCTGGAACGCTGTACCGCGGCCGGGAAGGAATGTGGTCCTGGGTGGCTCATCGAGTCACCGGCGTCCTCATCTTCTTCTTCCTGTTCGTTCACGTGCTGGACACCGCTCTCGTCCGTGTCTCACCCGAGGACTACGACAAGGTCGTAGCCACGTACAAGACCCCGCTCGTCGCGTGTCTGGAGTACGGCCTCGTGGCCGCCATCCTCTTCCACGCGCTCAACGGCCTGCGCGTCATCGCCGTCGACTTCTGGTCGAAGGGCCCGCGCTACCAGAAGCAGATGCTCTGGTCCGTGGTCGGCCTGTGGGTCGTGCTCATGATCGGGGCGATCTACCCCGTCCTCGGCCACGCCGCTCGTGAACTGTTCGGGAGCTGA
- a CDS encoding glycoside hydrolase family 20 protein translates to MSQHRKRPEKQTQGLIVGAVAVTVAAGVGLGLWAGGDSGPAGSAQSQAQSPAGGRSEDSPVPPKAPSAAPSPTRSYPLSTTPRTIPAVRAHTPARGPGWRPASGRRVVVNDADLADEGRLLAGELGLTYAGQKDDVRAGDVRLTLNDDEGADPESYRMTVRGGRVAISGSDDRGVFYGTRTLKQEVRGGGTAAEGVVRDEPAKPVRGFSLDIARKNFTARWIEDRVRELGDLKFNELQLHFSDDQAFRIESDSHPEIVSKQHLTKAQVRRIVALAAQRHITVVPEIDSPGHLGAVIAAHPELQLRSAAGSTPQGTVDISNPASAKIVDDLLNEYAGLFPGAWWHLGGDEYRALMVSDPAGTYPQLATAARKAYGAGATVEDLTTGWLNDRAATVRKHGKTPRAWNDGFFRGTSVQPDKDIQVGYWTGKEIGARQPVEYLSTGRKLINYNDKFLYYVLGQPNQFYYPTGQRIYEQWTPRVVRGTTAVPAKYDGQILGGYFAVWCDFPNAQTQDQVAAGIRMPLRATVQKLWDPGKPALTWTRFKALADRLG, encoded by the coding sequence GTGAGCCAGCACAGGAAGCGACCGGAGAAGCAAACACAGGGGCTGATCGTGGGGGCGGTCGCCGTGACCGTCGCCGCCGGGGTGGGCCTCGGGCTGTGGGCGGGCGGCGACAGCGGCCCGGCCGGATCGGCTCAGTCCCAGGCCCAGTCACCCGCGGGCGGCAGATCGGAGGACTCCCCGGTCCCGCCGAAAGCCCCGAGCGCGGCCCCCAGTCCCACCCGGTCCTACCCCCTGTCCACCACTCCCCGCACCATCCCCGCCGTCCGCGCCCACACCCCGGCGCGCGGCCCGGGCTGGCGTCCCGCCTCCGGCCGGCGCGTGGTCGTCAACGATGCCGACCTCGCCGACGAGGGGCGCCTTCTCGCCGGTGAGCTGGGGCTGACGTACGCCGGGCAGAAGGACGACGTACGCGCCGGGGACGTGCGCCTCACGCTCAACGACGACGAAGGCGCGGACCCGGAGTCGTACCGCATGACCGTGCGCGGCGGGCGGGTCGCCATCAGCGGGTCGGACGACCGGGGCGTGTTCTACGGCACCCGCACGCTCAAGCAGGAGGTGCGCGGCGGCGGTACGGCGGCGGAGGGCGTCGTGCGCGACGAGCCCGCCAAGCCGGTGCGCGGGTTCTCGCTGGACATCGCGCGCAAGAACTTCACGGCCCGCTGGATCGAGGACCGGGTCCGGGAACTGGGCGACCTGAAGTTCAACGAACTCCAGCTGCACTTCTCCGACGACCAGGCGTTCCGGATCGAGTCCGACTCGCACCCGGAGATCGTGTCGAAGCAGCACCTGACCAAGGCGCAGGTGAGGAGGATCGTCGCCCTCGCGGCCCAGCGGCACATCACCGTCGTACCGGAGATCGACTCGCCCGGGCATCTGGGCGCGGTCATCGCCGCGCATCCCGAGCTGCAGTTGCGCAGCGCGGCGGGGAGCACCCCGCAGGGGACCGTCGACATCTCCAATCCCGCCTCCGCCAAGATCGTCGACGATCTGCTGAACGAGTACGCCGGGCTCTTTCCCGGAGCCTGGTGGCACCTCGGCGGCGACGAGTACCGCGCGCTGATGGTCTCCGACCCGGCGGGGACCTACCCGCAGCTCGCCACCGCCGCCAGGAAGGCCTACGGCGCCGGCGCCACCGTCGAGGACCTGACCACCGGCTGGCTCAACGACCGCGCCGCCACCGTCCGCAAGCACGGCAAGACCCCGCGCGCGTGGAACGACGGCTTCTTCCGGGGTACGTCCGTCCAGCCGGACAAGGACATCCAGGTCGGGTACTGGACCGGGAAGGAGATCGGCGCCCGGCAGCCGGTGGAGTACCTGAGCACGGGGCGCAAGCTGATCAACTACAACGACAAGTTCCTCTACTACGTCCTCGGGCAGCCCAACCAGTTCTACTATCCGACCGGACAGCGGATCTACGAGCAGTGGACGCCGCGAGTCGTCCGCGGCACGACAGCCGTTCCCGCGAAGTACGACGGCCAGATCCTCGGCGGGTATTTCGCGGTGTGGTGCGACTTCCCGAACGCGCAGACGCAGGACCAGGTCGCCGCGGGCATCCGGATGCCGCTGCGGGCGACCGTGCAGAAGCTGTGGGACCCGGGGAAGCCCGCCCTGACCTGGACGCGGTTCAAGGCGCTCGCGGACCGGCTGGGCTGA
- a CDS encoding succinate dehydrogenase iron-sulfur subunit: MATPTLDKADAAGTPEPGFADSPYITATFRIRRFNSEVSAEATWEDFQLEIDPKERVLDALHKIKWEQDGTLTFRRSCAHGICGSDAMRINGKNRLACKTLIKDINPSKPITVEPIKGLTVLKDLVVDMEPFFQAYRDVMPFLITKDTNEPTRERLQTAEDRERFDDTTKCILCAACTSSCPVFWNDGQYFGPAAIVNAHRFIFDSRDEAGEQRLEILNDRDGVWRCRTTFNCTDACPRGIEVTKAIQEVKRALITRRF, from the coding sequence ATGGCAACCCCGACCCTGGACAAGGCGGACGCGGCCGGCACGCCCGAGCCCGGCTTCGCCGACTCCCCGTACATCACGGCCACGTTCCGGATCCGCCGCTTCAACTCCGAAGTCTCGGCGGAGGCGACCTGGGAAGACTTCCAGCTGGAGATCGACCCCAAGGAACGTGTCCTCGACGCCCTGCACAAGATCAAGTGGGAGCAGGACGGCACGCTGACCTTCCGCCGTTCCTGTGCGCACGGCATCTGCGGCTCGGACGCGATGCGGATCAACGGCAAGAACCGTCTGGCGTGCAAGACGCTGATCAAGGACATCAACCCGTCGAAGCCGATCACGGTCGAGCCCATCAAGGGCCTGACGGTCCTGAAGGACCTCGTGGTCGACATGGAGCCGTTCTTCCAGGCGTACCGCGACGTGATGCCCTTCCTGATCACGAAGGACACGAACGAGCCGACGCGTGAGCGTCTCCAGACGGCCGAGGACCGCGAGCGCTTCGACGACACCACGAAGTGCATCCTCTGCGCCGCCTGCACCTCCTCGTGCCCGGTGTTCTGGAACGACGGCCAGTACTTCGGCCCGGCGGCCATCGTCAACGCCCACCGCTTCATCTTCGACTCGCGTGACGAGGCGGGTGAGCAGCGCCTGGAGATCCTCAACGACCGCGACGGCGTGTGGCGCTGCCGCACGACCTTCAACTGCACGGACGCGTGCCCGCGCGGCATCGAGGTCACGAAGGCGATCCAGGAAGTGAAGAGGGCGCTGATCACTCGGCGCTTCTGA
- a CDS encoding succinate dehydrogenase hydrophobic membrane anchor subunit gives MATTETTASGIGPVEGDSGYGVDNPAPLIEAPRKRTKKTPRSTRGNFEMAAWLFMRLSGVVLVVLVIGHLLIQLVLDGGVSKVGFAFVAGRWASPFWQVWDLLMLWLAMLHGANGLRTIINDYAERPNTRLWLKGLLYTATVFTILLGTLVIFTFDPNIR, from the coding sequence ATGGCGACCACTGAAACCACCGCTTCCGGCATCGGCCCCGTGGAAGGCGACTCCGGCTACGGCGTCGACAACCCGGCGCCCCTGATCGAGGCCCCGCGCAAGCGCACCAAGAAGACCCCTCGCTCGACCCGCGGCAACTTCGAGATGGCCGCGTGGCTGTTCATGCGCCTGTCGGGTGTCGTGCTGGTCGTCCTGGTCATCGGGCACCTGCTGATCCAGCTGGTGCTGGACGGCGGCGTCTCCAAGGTCGGCTTCGCCTTCGTGGCCGGCCGCTGGGCGTCCCCGTTCTGGCAGGTCTGGGACCTGTTGATGCTGTGGCTCGCGATGCTGCACGGCGCCAACGGCCTGCGCACGATCATCAACGACTACGCGGAGCGCCCGAACACCCGGCTGTGGCTCAAGGGCCTGCTCTACACCGCCACGGTGTTCACCATCCTGCTGGGCACGCTGGTGATCTTCACCTTCGACCCGAACATCCGCTAG
- a CDS encoding N-acetylmuramoyl-L-alanine amidase, translating into MKRRAWLTLGAVVLGGGGIATYAVASPSADAAGDVRPKRPVKVYDLALKGTGAGKRELPRTETKQFSLLGVSWTGVTKPLEGKAQVRTRSSETGEWSAWQDLETHIDPPEDPDERGGARGASEPLWVGPSDGVQVQVVHEDGSTSAGLPKGLEVNLVDPGIATAAEQRDTGDDTDPAAFAEDVTPTPSPTVSDSASPSPTGTATSTASPTPTPTPTPTPTATTPTAPASTVPEPTIVPRSGWGADESLSPDPSEYNADVKAVFVHHTAGSNDYSCDESPSIIRGVYAYHTQTEKWNDIGYNFLVDKCGTIFEGRKGGVDLPVLGAHTYGWNRESAGIAVLGDYTDAGASNAALASVARIAAWKLGQYGVDPDSTVQLKAGATQKNLAGTSFTAGSAYTFDRISGHRDGYATECPGTSLYAQLPTIRAWAAGPVQGLKLTSLTGATLSGSTYWTKGAITAKWSATTPSSLISSFELLVDGKVVASVAGTATSASTTLAAGTHKVAVRAVHLSGRTTPATTALTVATDTTAPAFSTTPKITLRTGTVNTTAVPVTLDWKATDSQALKSVSLLSPTTATFGPTTTSSSRTAKSGTASTWSMKAYDVAGNTRTSSPSYTPMILQETSATKSGSWTSRSSASYLGGKSYSSGSKGASLTWTFTGRSASWVVSRASTSGQAYVYVDGAKVATVDLKSSTTKYRDAIWTKSWSSSAKHTVKIVVVGTSGRPTVTTDGLVYIK; encoded by the coding sequence ATGAAGCGGCGGGCGTGGCTGACGCTCGGTGCGGTGGTTCTGGGAGGCGGCGGCATCGCGACCTACGCGGTCGCCAGTCCGTCGGCCGACGCCGCGGGGGACGTGCGGCCCAAGCGGCCGGTGAAGGTCTACGACCTGGCGCTGAAGGGCACCGGGGCCGGCAAGCGGGAGCTGCCGCGCACCGAGACCAAGCAGTTCTCGCTGCTCGGTGTCTCGTGGACGGGGGTGACCAAGCCGCTGGAGGGCAAGGCGCAGGTCCGCACCCGCAGCAGTGAGACGGGCGAGTGGAGCGCCTGGCAGGACCTGGAGACGCACATCGACCCGCCGGAGGACCCCGACGAACGCGGCGGCGCGCGCGGCGCGTCCGAACCGCTGTGGGTCGGCCCGTCGGACGGCGTACAGGTGCAGGTCGTCCATGAGGACGGCAGCACGAGTGCCGGACTGCCCAAGGGACTTGAGGTCAACCTCGTCGACCCGGGCATCGCGACCGCCGCCGAGCAGCGCGACACGGGCGACGACACGGACCCGGCGGCGTTCGCCGAGGACGTGACACCGACCCCGAGCCCGACCGTGAGCGACAGCGCGTCCCCGAGCCCGACCGGCACGGCCACGTCCACCGCGTCCCCGACGCCCACGCCCACGCCCACGCCGACTCCGACCGCCACCACCCCGACCGCGCCCGCCTCGACGGTCCCCGAGCCCACGATCGTGCCCCGGTCCGGCTGGGGCGCCGACGAGTCGCTCAGCCCCGACCCGTCGGAGTACAACGCCGATGTGAAGGCCGTGTTCGTGCACCACACGGCGGGATCCAACGACTACTCGTGCGACGAGTCGCCGTCGATCATCCGGGGCGTCTACGCGTACCACACGCAGACCGAGAAGTGGAACGACATCGGCTACAACTTCCTCGTCGACAAGTGCGGCACGATCTTCGAGGGCCGCAAGGGCGGGGTGGACCTGCCGGTCCTCGGCGCGCACACCTACGGCTGGAACCGTGAGTCCGCCGGCATCGCGGTCCTCGGCGACTACACCGACGCGGGCGCCTCGAACGCCGCCCTCGCCTCGGTCGCCCGCATCGCGGCCTGGAAGCTCGGCCAGTACGGCGTCGACCCCGACTCGACGGTCCAGCTGAAGGCGGGCGCGACCCAGAAGAACCTCGCCGGTACGAGCTTCACCGCGGGCAGCGCCTACACCTTCGACCGGATCTCCGGCCACCGCGACGGCTACGCCACCGAGTGCCCGGGTACCTCCCTCTACGCCCAGCTGCCCACCATCCGCGCCTGGGCCGCCGGCCCGGTTCAGGGCCTGAAGCTCACCTCGCTGACCGGCGCGACCCTGTCCGGCTCGACGTACTGGACGAAGGGCGCGATCACGGCGAAGTGGTCGGCCACCACGCCGAGTTCGCTGATCTCCAGCTTCGAGCTGCTGGTCGACGGCAAGGTCGTCGCCTCCGTCGCCGGTACGGCCACCTCGGCGAGCACCACCCTGGCCGCGGGCACCCACAAGGTCGCCGTACGAGCGGTGCACCTGTCCGGCAGGACCACTCCCGCGACCACCGCGCTGACCGTCGCCACCGACACCACCGCGCCGGCCTTCTCCACCACGCCGAAAATCACCCTGCGCACCGGCACGGTCAACACCACCGCCGTCCCGGTCACCCTCGACTGGAAGGCCACCGACTCCCAGGCGCTGAAGTCGGTGAGCCTGCTCTCCCCGACGACGGCCACCTTCGGCCCGACCACCACCAGCTCCAGCCGTACCGCCAAGTCCGGCACCGCGAGCACCTGGTCGATGAAGGCGTACGACGTCGCGGGCAACACCCGCACCTCGTCGCCCTCCTACACGCCGATGATCCTCCAGGAGACCTCGGCCACGAAGTCCGGAAGCTGGACGAGCCGTTCCTCGGCGAGCTACCTCGGCGGGAAGTCGTACTCCAGCGGCTCCAAAGGCGCGAGCCTGACCTGGACGTTCACCGGCCGGTCCGCTTCCTGGGTGGTCTCGCGGGCGTCCACCTCCGGGCAGGCGTACGTGTACGTGGACGGCGCCAAGGTCGCGACGGTCGACCTGAAGTCCTCGACCACGAAGTACCGCGACGCGATCTGGACCAAGTCCTGGTCGAGCAGCGCCAAGCACACCGTGAAGATCGTGGTGGTCGGCACCAGCGGCCGTCCGACGGTCACGACGGACGGCCTGGTGTACATCAAGTAG
- a CDS encoding DUF4328 domain-containing protein encodes MLCTRCHHFEAAPDGVLCTQCTASSGFQAPPAGAPKAWLRSPVGLGRATATLLALAAAVDVFALGADVYMYDVTGDLAGDPSWDSVLDRADLADTLTAVATSAQAAALLVCAVVFVIWLWRVRVNAEVFAPGGHSKSRGWVIAGWVVPFVSLWYPRRVVLDVWDASSPEGQPKGHALINVWWASWLLTNVAGRFLGGVAGEADTSQEIHDTMGQMMFADGVDLVAALCAAAVVLRLTRMQDEKARRGPAVPVAV; translated from the coding sequence ATGCTCTGCACGCGCTGCCACCACTTCGAAGCGGCACCGGACGGTGTCCTGTGCACCCAGTGCACCGCCTCGTCCGGGTTCCAGGCCCCGCCGGCCGGCGCTCCGAAGGCCTGGCTGCGCTCGCCGGTCGGGCTCGGGCGGGCCACCGCGACACTGCTCGCGCTGGCCGCGGCCGTCGATGTCTTCGCCCTCGGGGCGGACGTCTACATGTACGACGTCACGGGCGACCTCGCCGGCGACCCCTCCTGGGACTCCGTACTGGACCGGGCCGACCTGGCGGACACCCTCACCGCCGTGGCCACCTCCGCGCAGGCCGCCGCACTGCTGGTCTGTGCCGTCGTCTTCGTGATCTGGCTCTGGCGGGTGCGGGTCAACGCCGAGGTGTTCGCCCCGGGCGGGCACAGCAAGTCCCGCGGCTGGGTGATCGCCGGCTGGGTCGTGCCGTTCGTGAGCCTCTGGTACCCGCGCCGGGTCGTGCTGGACGTCTGGGACGCGAGCAGCCCGGAGGGACAGCCCAAGGGGCATGCGCTGATCAACGTCTGGTGGGCGTCGTGGCTCCTGACGAACGTCGCCGGGCGGTTCCTGGGCGGCGTGGCCGGGGAGGCCGACACGTCCCAGGAGATCCACGACACGATGGGCCAGATGATGTTCGCGGACGGCGTCGACCTCGTCGCCGCCCTGTGCGCCGCCGCCGTCGTGCTGCGGCTGACCCGGATGCAGGACGAGAAGGCCCGCAGGGGACCCGCGGTGCCCGTCGCCGTGTGA
- a CDS encoding 2-oxo-4-hydroxy-4-carboxy-5-ureidoimidazoline decarboxylase — translation MTPTHSPGRLAIPSLPTVLDAFNSAPADEARPLLLECLRSLRWAERVVAHRPYPTVDALLAAADEAAYDLTVSDLSEALAAETLPALPEGVYSAAHMAMDAAHAAYESRFGHAFVICLDGLPPNEALDHVLAGIRSRLTNDPEEERVVAAEELRRLARGRLVASLKGTGATGRHGA, via the coding sequence GTGACGCCCACACATTCTCCCGGCCGACTGGCCATACCGTCCCTGCCCACCGTCCTGGACGCCTTCAACAGCGCTCCCGCCGACGAGGCACGGCCCCTGCTCCTGGAGTGTCTGCGCAGCCTGCGCTGGGCCGAGCGGGTCGTGGCCCACCGCCCCTACCCGACCGTGGACGCACTGCTCGCGGCCGCGGACGAGGCGGCGTACGACCTGACCGTGTCGGACCTCTCCGAGGCCCTGGCCGCCGAGACCCTGCCGGCACTGCCGGAGGGGGTCTACTCGGCAGCCCACATGGCCATGGACGCGGCCCACGCGGCCTACGAGTCCCGCTTCGGCCACGCCTTCGTCATCTGCCTGGACGGATTGCCCCCGAACGAGGCCCTGGACCACGTCCTGGCGGGCATCCGGTCACGATTGACAAACGATCCGGAGGAAGAACGCGTGGTGGCGGCAGAGGAACTCCGCCGTCTGGCGAGAGGCCGTCTGGTGGCCTCCCTCAAGGGCACGGGCGCGACCGGTCGCCACGGCGCATAA